From Rhodovastum atsumiense, a single genomic window includes:
- a CDS encoding TadE/TadG family type IV pilus assembly protein — MSVARQRRGARAGATALEFALVAPAFLALLLGIMELGFLLYAQTALDYAARQAARQMQTGRTARSAVGAGTFNTLVFCPYLTPFLDCSGVVVVLRPVSNYRTAMQTSVSFTASSVNAGQTGGLMLLQASYTPALPLWPLNVTRLVGTAAYLNEF; from the coding sequence ATGAGCGTGGCACGGCAGCGGCGCGGGGCGCGGGCGGGGGCGACGGCGCTGGAATTCGCCCTGGTCGCCCCGGCCTTCCTGGCGCTGCTGCTGGGAATCATGGAGCTTGGCTTCCTGCTCTATGCCCAGACGGCGCTCGACTACGCGGCCAGGCAGGCGGCCCGGCAGATGCAGACCGGACGCACCGCGCGCAGCGCGGTCGGTGCCGGCACTTTCAACACGCTGGTGTTCTGTCCCTATCTCACGCCTTTCCTGGACTGTTCCGGGGTGGTCGTGGTGCTGCGGCCGGTGTCCAACTACCGCACGGCGATGCAGACATCCGTCTCATTCACCGCCAGTTCGGTCAATGCCGGCCAGACCGGCGGCCTGATGCTGCTGCAGGCCAGCTACACCCCCGCCTTGCCGCTCTGGCCGCTGAACGTCACCCGCCTGGTCGGGACGGCCGCCTATCTCAACGAGTTCTAG
- the cpaB gene encoding Flp pilus assembly protein CpaB has protein sequence MLLRILAGLLAALGLGGAGLLFFTGQKPPPAPPATVAAPASPAPPASARILTAARPLHAGSLLAPDDIGATDIVVGQEPAGSFTDSVASRAVLRGAMVRRSFAAGEPVIAGDVLNPGDRGFLAAVLGAGMRAVTVGVDMVSGTAGLIWPGDRVDLVLTQALDDKDQPLDRRVAGETVLTNVRVIAVDQQLVQGATAAAANANASTRTVTLEAAPFDAERIAVATRLGKLSLVVRSAADDAPADNLAATSSHPIAWSGDVSPALRDRGPGRAGGTIRVHHGTKETEEVKF, from the coding sequence ATGCTCTTGCGCATTCTCGCCGGCTTGCTGGCGGCCCTCGGGCTCGGCGGCGCCGGCCTGCTGTTCTTCACCGGGCAGAAGCCGCCGCCCGCTCCGCCGGCCACCGTCGCCGCGCCCGCCTCACCGGCGCCGCCGGCCTCGGCGCGCATCCTCACCGCCGCCCGCCCGTTGCACGCCGGCAGCCTGCTGGCGCCGGACGACATCGGCGCCACCGACATCGTCGTCGGCCAGGAACCGGCGGGCAGCTTCACCGACAGCGTCGCCAGCAGGGCCGTGCTGCGCGGCGCCATGGTGCGCCGCAGCTTCGCCGCCGGCGAGCCGGTCATCGCCGGCGACGTGCTGAACCCCGGCGACCGCGGCTTCCTCGCCGCGGTGCTCGGCGCCGGCATGCGTGCGGTCACCGTGGGTGTCGACATGGTCAGCGGCACCGCCGGCCTGATCTGGCCGGGCGACCGCGTCGACCTGGTGCTGACCCAGGCGCTGGACGACAAGGACCAGCCGCTCGACCGCCGCGTCGCTGGTGAGACCGTGCTGACCAATGTACGGGTGATCGCCGTCGACCAGCAACTGGTCCAGGGCGCAACCGCCGCCGCGGCCAATGCCAACGCCAGCACCCGCACCGTCACGCTGGAAGCCGCGCCCTTCGACGCCGAGCGCATCGCTGTCGCCACCCGGCTGGGCAAGCTCTCGCTGGTGGTGCGCTCCGCCGCCGACGACGCGCCGGCTGACAACCTCGCCGCCACTTCGTCGCATCCGATCGCCTGGAGCGGGGACGTCTCCCCGGCGCTACGCGACCGTGGGCCGGGGCGCGCCGGCGGGACCATCCGCGTGCACCACGGCACCAAGGAAACCGAGGAGGTGAAGTTCTGA
- a CDS encoding DUF3096 domain-containing protein has translation MTLDVLVLQPIVALLAGILILLMPRLLSFIVAIYLIVVGVVGLWPHLLR, from the coding sequence ATGACGCTTGATGTACTCGTGCTGCAGCCGATCGTGGCACTCCTGGCAGGCATCCTGATCCTGCTCATGCCCCGCCTGCTGAGTTTCATCGTCGCCATCTACCTGATCGTGGTGGGGGTCGTCGGGTTATGGCCGCATCTGCTGCGCTGA
- a CDS encoding type II and III secretion system protein family protein, whose amino-acid sequence MRPPRYALLATVLLACTPGIHPASAQAPAAHAAAASTVAIEVGGGRVLRTGGAIANLFASDPKVAEVRPASNNSIFIFGVGVGRTTIAALDAGGNVLGQYDVVVGPSSYGASAAGGAARTAMPGNQLRFAPTPDGITVSGAAATPAQAEQAAAIARRYVGEKQTVDNRTSVTSSVQVMLRVRIAEISRSITRQLGFNWTYLSNGITGSRYFAAAASVVGGLSQTSNAPNGIGIGYNDGTTSLDTILDLLAQDQLITMLAEPNLTARSGESASFLAGGEFPIPVSSQNNSISVQFKQYGVSLAFVPTVLSDGRISLHVRPEVSELTDVGAVSLPIGVSLLGSSTVTIPALTVRRADTTVELGSGESFAVAGLLSNNTNMNGRGLPYLGEIPVVGALFKSDLFKRGQSELVIVVTPYLVSPVGSPDRIRVPTDGFVPAGDVDRLLLMRQRASGTGPATVIPPSLAAMGPAARLRSGAMPAGTGFILH is encoded by the coding sequence ATGCGCCCCCCGCGCTACGCCCTGCTCGCCACCGTGCTGCTGGCCTGCACGCCGGGCATTCACCCCGCCTCGGCCCAGGCCCCCGCCGCCCATGCCGCCGCCGCCAGCACCGTCGCCATCGAGGTCGGCGGCGGCCGCGTGCTGCGCACCGGCGGCGCCATCGCCAACCTGTTCGCCTCCGACCCGAAGGTCGCCGAGGTCCGGCCAGCCAGCAACAACAGCATCTTCATCTTCGGCGTCGGCGTCGGCCGCACCACCATCGCCGCCCTCGACGCCGGCGGCAACGTGCTGGGCCAGTACGACGTCGTTGTCGGCCCCTCCTCCTACGGCGCCAGTGCCGCCGGCGGCGCGGCACGCACCGCCATGCCCGGCAACCAGCTACGCTTCGCCCCCACCCCGGACGGCATCACCGTCAGCGGCGCCGCCGCCACCCCGGCCCAGGCCGAGCAGGCCGCCGCCATCGCCCGCCGCTATGTCGGCGAGAAGCAAACCGTCGACAACCGCACCAGCGTCACGTCCTCGGTGCAGGTGATGCTGCGCGTGCGCATCGCCGAAATCTCGCGCAGCATCACACGCCAGCTCGGCTTCAACTGGACCTATCTCTCTAACGGCATCACCGGCAGCCGCTATTTCGCCGCGGCGGCCAGCGTCGTCGGCGGTCTCAGCCAGACCAGCAACGCGCCGAACGGCATCGGCATCGGCTACAACGACGGCACCACTTCGCTCGATACCATCCTCGACCTGCTCGCCCAGGACCAGCTCATCACCATGCTGGCCGAGCCCAACCTGACGGCGCGCAGCGGCGAAAGCGCGAGCTTCCTCGCTGGCGGCGAATTTCCGATCCCGGTTTCCAGCCAGAACAACAGCATCTCCGTGCAGTTCAAGCAGTACGGCGTGTCACTGGCCTTCGTGCCCACGGTGCTCTCGGACGGCCGCATCAGCCTGCACGTGCGTCCGGAGGTCAGCGAGCTGACCGATGTCGGCGCGGTGTCGCTGCCGATCGGCGTCAGCCTGCTCGGCTCCTCCACTGTCACCATCCCGGCACTGACCGTGCGCCGCGCCGACACCACGGTGGAGCTGGGCTCGGGCGAGAGCTTCGCCGTCGCCGGGCTGCTCAGCAACAACACCAACATGAACGGTCGTGGCCTGCCTTATCTGGGCGAGATCCCGGTAGTCGGCGCGCTGTTCAAGTCCGACCTGTTCAAGCGTGGCCAGTCGGAACTGGTGATCGTAGTGACGCCGTACCTGGTCTCGCCGGTGGGATCGCCCGACCGGATCCGCGTTCCCACCGACGGCTTCGTACCCGCCGGCGATGTCGATCGCCTGCTGCTGATGCGCCAGCGCGCCAGCGGCACCGGCCCCGCCACCGTGATCCCGCCCAGCCTCGCCGCGATGGGTCCGGCCGCGCGCCTGCGCAGCGGCGCCATGCCCGCCGGCACCGGCTTCATCCTGCACTGA
- a CDS encoding DUF3309 family protein has product MTTILIILLLVLLLGGGGGYYGYRSYGGRGLGGVLGLVLLVLVILWLVGGLGGVGYSRLPGP; this is encoded by the coding sequence ATGACCACGATCCTGATCATCCTCCTCCTGGTCCTGCTGCTGGGAGGCGGTGGAGGCTATTACGGCTACAGGAGCTATGGCGGGCGCGGGCTTGGCGGCGTCCTCGGGCTGGTGCTGCTGGTCCTGGTCATCCTCTGGCTCGTCGGCGGGCTCGGCGGCGTCGGATACAGCCGCCTGCCGGGTCCCTGA
- a CDS encoding AAA family ATPase — MPDDLLARMAPDPEETLSTARQPLLAYATDRATLAVLSDALASALGAGAEFRLGDMAEARAGLQRLHAPLAALIVDVSGAADPFAALEELATYVDPAVRVCVIGDVADMDFYRQVTRRLGASEYLCKPLSRDQVARGFLPAITGGGDVPARSGRVVTVTGVRGGAGASTIAVNLAVQLSERARHHVLLFDADLHAGTTGLMLSAPDGGGLRAALEHPDRVDNIFAERSAPALGDRLRLLAAEEALDSPVSIPPGSARHLTTLLCNRYNLVVIDLPGRTDPLTQELRGTAHLRVLVMDPTLAALRDMLRHLALPAAPLQASRPVVVLNRAGMPGALTRRQVEDGLGIAIDVAIPWLPRQLHGAATLGEPMARRRGPFQAAVATLADQIVPRPRLPARSWFGLRRGGRA; from the coding sequence ATGCCGGACGACCTGCTGGCCCGGATGGCCCCCGATCCCGAAGAAACCCTCAGCACGGCACGGCAGCCCTTGCTTGCCTACGCCACCGACCGCGCCACGCTCGCGGTACTCAGCGATGCGCTGGCATCGGCGCTCGGCGCCGGGGCGGAGTTCCGCCTGGGCGACATGGCCGAGGCGCGGGCCGGGCTGCAACGCCTGCATGCCCCGCTCGCCGCGCTGATCGTCGACGTCTCCGGCGCGGCCGATCCGTTCGCGGCGCTGGAGGAACTGGCCACCTATGTCGATCCCGCCGTGCGCGTCTGCGTCATCGGTGATGTCGCCGACATGGATTTCTACCGTCAGGTTACCCGCCGCCTGGGCGCGAGCGAATATCTGTGCAAGCCGCTCAGTCGCGACCAGGTGGCGCGCGGCTTCCTGCCGGCGATCACCGGCGGCGGCGACGTGCCGGCCCGCAGTGGCCGCGTCGTCACCGTCACCGGGGTGCGCGGCGGCGCCGGCGCCAGCACCATCGCGGTGAACCTCGCGGTGCAGTTGTCCGAGCGCGCGCGCCACCACGTGCTGCTGTTCGACGCCGACCTGCATGCCGGCACCACGGGGCTGATGCTCTCGGCGCCCGATGGCGGCGGCCTGCGCGCGGCGCTGGAACATCCCGACCGCGTCGACAACATCTTCGCCGAACGCTCGGCGCCGGCGCTGGGCGACCGGCTGCGCCTGCTGGCCGCCGAGGAGGCGTTGGATTCACCGGTCAGCATTCCGCCCGGTTCGGCGCGGCACCTGACCACGCTGCTGTGCAACCGCTACAACCTCGTCGTCATCGACCTGCCGGGCCGCACCGACCCGCTCACCCAGGAACTGCGCGGCACCGCGCATCTGCGGGTGCTGGTGATGGACCCGACGCTCGCGGCGCTGCGCGACATGCTGCGCCACCTCGCTTTGCCGGCGGCGCCGCTGCAGGCCAGCCGCCCGGTGGTGGTGCTCAACCGCGCCGGCATGCCCGGCGCGTTGACGCGGCGGCAGGTGGAGGACGGGCTCGGCATCGCCATCGACGTGGCCATTCCCTGGCTGCCCCGCCAACTGCACGGCGCGGCCACGCTGGGCGAGCCGATGGCGCGCCGGCGCGGCCCCTTCCAGGCTGCGGTAGCAACGCTCGCCGACCAGATCGTGCCGCGGCCGCGGCTGCCGGCGCGCTCCTGGTTCGGCCTGCGCCGGGGAGGGCGCGCATGA
- a CDS encoding alpha/beta fold hydrolase: protein MHTSKDRAAERPPFIAPPPSSRIRLRRGRIECVVTGEGPALLALHGGMGGHDQSWLLARSLLTDPMACRIVALSRPGYPGTSQRLGHTPAQQADTCADLLDALGIGSVVVAAVSAGGPCALQFALRHPERCRGLILVSACSTRLPLSAAIERRLRLLRRLAWVPGLPTLMRRRAEKHAEETARRSILDPVQRAHTLNHPVAGPLLRSLQASVHDRLRQRLPGTMNDTAQLAALEPLPLNLVTAPTLVVHGTADQIVPFSHGQAVATAVPAAELMAIEGGEHVALFTHLDEVRTKVRRFLATHWPPA from the coding sequence ATGCACACCAGCAAGGACCGGGCGGCCGAGCGCCCCCCTTTCATCGCCCCGCCGCCGTCGTCCCGCATCCGGCTGCGGCGCGGGCGGATCGAATGCGTCGTCACCGGCGAAGGCCCGGCGCTGCTGGCGCTGCATGGCGGCATGGGCGGGCATGACCAGTCCTGGCTGCTGGCACGCTCACTGCTCACCGACCCGATGGCCTGCCGGATCGTCGCGCTGTCCCGCCCCGGCTATCCCGGCACCTCGCAGCGCCTCGGCCACACCCCGGCGCAGCAGGCCGATACCTGCGCCGACCTGCTGGACGCCCTGGGCATCGGCTCGGTGGTGGTGGCCGCCGTCTCCGCGGGCGGCCCCTGCGCGCTGCAATTCGCCCTGCGCCACCCCGAGCGGTGCCGCGGGCTGATCCTGGTCTCCGCCTGCAGCACCCGACTGCCGCTCTCGGCCGCGATCGAGCGGCGGCTGCGCCTGTTGCGGCGGCTGGCCTGGGTGCCGGGGCTGCCGACGCTGATGCGCCGCCGGGCGGAGAAACACGCCGAGGAAACGGCGCGCCGGTCGATCCTCGACCCGGTGCAGCGGGCGCACACGCTCAATCACCCGGTGGCCGGCCCGCTGCTGCGCAGCCTGCAGGCCAGCGTCCACGACCGGCTGCGCCAGCGCCTGCCCGGCACGATGAACGACACCGCCCAACTGGCCGCCCTCGAGCCCCTCCCGCTGAACCTGGTCACGGCGCCGACGCTGGTGGTGCACGGCACCGCCGACCAGATCGTCCCCTTCTCCCATGGCCAGGCCGTCGCCACCGCGGTCCCCGCCGCCGAGCTGATGGCGATCGAGGGCGGCGAACATGTCGCCCTGTTCACGCATCTCGACGAGGTGCGGACCAAGGTCAGGCGCTTCCTCGCGACCCACTGGCCGCCCGCCTGA
- a CDS encoding TadE family protein produces the protein MRVPAGGETRPIPRPSRPHRDALRCRQGLAALEFAFLAPVLLLFLAGLHDLTTAFIAWQRLTATAQATAQIATLMAATASSPNTLTVNQASAAASVIYAYLPDTVTAATSRFGVTLSSVVMTPTVSTCTTACTYTAHVAWSGVFAGAATTARPCDGKTAAISVAADSAEPTASTLPADAYSAAPLLVVDVAYTFTPLFTSVITGSFQMRRAAYFAPRTGESSDWIRYFYAGSPDATAHCTGYGWATGSAT, from the coding sequence ATGCGCGTCCCCGCCGGCGGCGAGACCAGACCGATCCCCCGCCCGTCCCGGCCCCACCGGGATGCGCTGCGATGCCGGCAGGGGTTGGCGGCGCTGGAGTTCGCCTTCCTCGCGCCGGTTCTCCTGCTTTTCCTGGCCGGACTGCATGACCTGACCACCGCCTTCATCGCCTGGCAGCGCCTCACCGCAACGGCGCAGGCCACCGCCCAGATCGCCACCCTCATGGCCGCGACGGCGTCCTCGCCGAACACCCTGACCGTGAACCAGGCCAGTGCCGCCGCCTCGGTGATCTACGCCTACCTGCCGGACACGGTGACGGCGGCGACCTCGCGCTTCGGGGTCACGCTCAGCTCGGTGGTGATGACGCCGACGGTCAGCACCTGCACCACCGCCTGCACCTACACCGCGCATGTCGCCTGGAGCGGCGTCTTCGCCGGCGCGGCCACCACCGCCCGCCCCTGCGACGGCAAGACCGCGGCGATTTCCGTCGCCGCCGATTCGGCGGAACCGACGGCAAGCACGCTGCCGGCCGATGCCTACAGCGCCGCGCCGCTGCTGGTCGTCGACGTCGCCTACACGTTCACGCCGCTGTTCACCTCCGTCATCACCGGATCCTTCCAGATGCGCCGCGCCGCCTATTTCGCGCCGCGCACCGGCGAAAGCAGCGACTGGATCAGGTATTTCTACGCCGGATCCCCCGACGCCACCGCCCACTGCACCGGCTATGGCTGGGCCACGGGCAGCGCCACATGA
- a CDS encoding type II secretion system F family protein → MTGHPDWTTAGALLVLAGLAGLLALLPLARRNARIAARLRALHGCPGPAATAREGRAGWMRLFGGVGDAVIGSGLLSRKTMAELEQTVSATGHRSGPVLSIFIGAKFCLFLGLPLALWLLLRASGTTLPLPLALPLAMAALVGLLLPDYVVRSMRRRYLQQVEAGLPAALDLLIICAEAGLALETGLERVAEEAREGSPATANEFRLTVSEMRILADRRQALVNIGTRTGLESMTRLGGTLAQSMKYGTPLTQALRVLAAEMRQTMLTRFEARAARIPVLLTVPMILFILPCIFVVVAGPAAVKVMHMDRPR, encoded by the coding sequence ATGACCGGGCACCCGGACTGGACCACCGCCGGGGCATTGCTGGTGCTGGCTGGCCTCGCTGGCCTGCTGGCGCTGCTGCCCTTGGCACGGCGCAACGCCCGCATTGCCGCACGCCTGCGCGCGCTGCACGGGTGCCCCGGCCCCGCCGCCACCGCGCGCGAGGGCAGGGCGGGCTGGATGCGCCTGTTCGGCGGCGTCGGCGATGCCGTGATCGGCAGCGGCCTGCTCTCGCGCAAGACCATGGCCGAACTGGAGCAGACGGTGAGTGCCACCGGGCATCGCTCCGGGCCGGTGCTGTCGATCTTCATCGGCGCCAAGTTCTGCCTGTTCCTGGGCCTGCCGCTGGCGCTGTGGCTGCTGCTGCGCGCGAGCGGCACCACCCTGCCGCTGCCCCTGGCGCTGCCTCTGGCGATGGCGGCGCTGGTGGGGCTGCTGCTGCCCGACTACGTGGTGCGCAGCATGCGCCGGCGCTACCTGCAGCAGGTCGAGGCCGGGCTGCCGGCCGCGCTCGACCTGCTGATCATCTGCGCCGAGGCCGGTCTCGCGCTGGAAACCGGGTTGGAGCGCGTCGCCGAGGAGGCGCGCGAGGGCTCGCCGGCCACCGCCAACGAATTCCGCCTCACCGTCAGCGAGATGCGCATCCTGGCCGACCGGCGCCAGGCCCTGGTTAACATAGGCACGCGCACCGGTCTTGAATCGATGACGCGGCTGGGCGGCACGCTGGCGCAGAGCATGAAATACGGCACGCCGCTGACCCAGGCGCTGCGCGTGCTCGCCGCGGAGATGCGCCAGACCATGCTGACCCGCTTCGAGGCACGCGCGGCCCGCATCCCGGTGCTGCTGACCGTGCCGATGATCCTGTTCATCCTGCCCTGCATCTTCGTCGTCGTGGCCGGCCCGGCGGCGGTGAAGGTGATGCACATGGACCGCCCCCGATGA
- a CDS encoding CpaF family protein, translating to MSGTAARFGRAAFGRRGADPLPPAAMAAPAAAPPDPAPAAPLTGPAAAAAGLRAACLARLDPAAFADSTPERLQADVERLVAEIADENRIQLNGREQRLLAIELVDDMVGLGPLEPLLDDESITDIMVNGPDRVFVERGGKLVLSAARFRDTSHVNNVAQRIASAVGRRVDESSPMVDARLADGSRVNIIFPPLALNGACISIRKFSRRRITFDTLVAKGSVTAQMARILKIGAAARLNVIISGGTGAGKTTLMNAMSQMIDPGERIITVEDAAELQLQQPHVVRLETRPPNLEGRGEVTQRDLVRNALRMRPDRLIVGEVRGAEAFDMLQAMNTGHDGSMSTIHANTTRDAVMRIENMVQMGQANLPLRAIRTQIVSAVDLILQLERMRDGSRRVTQVTEVIGLEGDVVVMNDIFQFEYDGENPDGSLRGHYKVSRARPGFAARLQYFNLDRAWAAALDEVPAP from the coding sequence ATGAGCGGCACGGCGGCCCGCTTCGGCCGGGCAGCGTTCGGCCGCCGCGGCGCCGATCCACTCCCACCCGCCGCCATGGCCGCGCCCGCCGCCGCCCCGCCCGATCCCGCGCCCGCCGCGCCGCTCACCGGGCCGGCGGCGGCAGCGGCAGGCCTGCGCGCCGCCTGCCTCGCGCGGCTCGACCCGGCGGCCTTTGCCGACAGCACGCCGGAGCGCCTGCAGGCCGACGTGGAGCGCCTGGTCGCCGAGATCGCCGACGAGAACCGCATCCAGCTCAACGGGCGCGAACAGCGCCTGCTGGCCATCGAGCTGGTCGACGACATGGTCGGGCTCGGCCCGCTGGAGCCGCTGCTCGACGACGAGAGCATCACCGACATCATGGTCAACGGTCCCGACCGCGTCTTCGTCGAACGCGGCGGCAAGCTGGTGCTGTCGGCGGCGCGGTTCCGCGACACCTCGCATGTCAACAACGTGGCGCAGCGCATCGCCTCGGCGGTGGGGCGGCGCGTCGATGAAAGCAGCCCGATGGTGGATGCGCGCCTGGCCGACGGGTCGCGCGTCAACATCATCTTCCCCCCGCTCGCGCTGAACGGCGCCTGCATCTCGATCCGCAAGTTCTCGCGCCGGCGCATCACCTTCGACACGCTGGTGGCGAAGGGCTCGGTGACGGCGCAGATGGCGCGGATCCTCAAGATCGGAGCGGCGGCACGGCTCAACGTGATCATCTCCGGCGGCACCGGCGCGGGCAAGACCACGCTGATGAACGCCATGTCGCAGATGATCGACCCGGGCGAGCGCATCATCACCGTCGAGGACGCCGCCGAGCTGCAATTGCAGCAGCCGCACGTGGTCCGGCTGGAAACCCGCCCGCCCAACCTGGAAGGCCGCGGCGAGGTGACCCAGCGCGACCTCGTGCGCAACGCGCTGCGCATGCGTCCCGACCGGCTGATCGTGGGCGAGGTGCGCGGCGCCGAGGCCTTCGACATGCTGCAGGCGATGAACACCGGCCATGACGGCAGCATGTCCACCATCCACGCCAACACCACGCGCGACGCGGTGATGCGCATCGAGAACATGGTGCAGATGGGCCAGGCCAACCTGCCGCTGCGGGCGATCCGCACGCAGATCGTCAGCGCCGTCGACCTGATCCTGCAGCTCGAGCGCATGCGCGACGGCAGCCGCCGCGTCACCCAGGTCACCGAGGTGATCGGCCTGGAAGGCGACGTGGTGGTGATGAACGACATCTTCCAGTTCGAGTACGACGGCGAGAACCCCGACGGCTCGCTGCGCGGCCACTACAAGGTTTCGCGCGCCCGCCCCGGCTTCGCCGCCCGGCTGCAGTATTTCAACCTCGACCGCGCCTGGGCGGCGGCGCTCGACGAGGTGCCGGCGCCATGA
- a CDS encoding type II secretion system F family protein has product MTPPLSSAVLLAGSAVALLASAVCLVRADRRERMRKRRLAEVAQAWRPTAAARTPLLATPGRRPATSGAAARALALLQIDTGRPDLYPTRWWIVATVVVAVAVLACGAGAFLLGPACWLALPLAWAGLTRLVFGGYRRRRSALLYAQLPDALAMIVRSVRAGIPVPEALRVVGEEGQFPTSSEFRRLADEIRLGSALAEALVRLAQRSQLVEYRFFAVALALQSQSGGNLAETLENLADVVRKRVALRQRAIALSSEARLTMWVLAALPFITAGALLMVAHDYFLVLFVTTTGKFILATGICFLALGVGSMQFIIRRSLS; this is encoded by the coding sequence ATGACGCCCCCGCTCTCCTCGGCCGTACTGCTGGCGGGATCGGCCGTGGCCCTGCTCGCCAGCGCCGTCTGCCTGGTACGCGCCGACCGCCGCGAGCGGATGCGCAAGCGCCGGCTGGCCGAGGTGGCGCAGGCCTGGCGGCCGACCGCCGCGGCGCGGACGCCGCTGCTTGCCACGCCGGGCCGCCGCCCCGCCACCTCGGGCGCCGCCGCGCGGGCGCTGGCGCTGCTGCAGATCGACACCGGCCGTCCCGATCTCTATCCGACGCGCTGGTGGATCGTGGCGACGGTGGTGGTGGCGGTCGCCGTGCTGGCCTGCGGCGCCGGTGCCTTCCTGCTCGGCCCGGCCTGCTGGCTGGCGCTGCCGCTGGCCTGGGCCGGGCTGACCCGGCTGGTCTTCGGCGGCTATCGCCGCCGCCGCTCCGCCCTGCTCTATGCCCAGTTGCCCGACGCGCTGGCGATGATCGTCCGCTCGGTGCGCGCCGGCATCCCGGTGCCGGAAGCCCTGCGCGTGGTCGGCGAGGAAGGCCAGTTCCCGACCTCCAGCGAGTTCCGCCGGCTCGCCGACGAAATCCGGCTCGGCAGCGCGCTGGCCGAGGCGCTGGTGCGGCTGGCACAGCGCAGCCAACTGGTGGAGTACCGCTTCTTCGCCGTGGCGCTGGCGCTGCAGAGCCAGTCCGGCGGCAACCTGGCGGAGACGCTGGAGAACCTCGCCGACGTGGTGCGCAAGCGCGTCGCCCTGCGCCAGCGCGCGATCGCGCTGTCCTCGGAAGCGCGGCTGACCATGTGGGTGCTCGCCGCCCTGCCCTTCATCACCGCCGGCGCGCTGCTGATGGTGGCGCATGACTACTTCCTGGTGCTGTTCGTTACCACGACCGGGAAGTTCATCCTGGCGACCGGCATCTGCTTCCTTGCCCTTGGGGTGGGATCGATGCAGTTCATCATCCGTCGGTCGCTGTCATGA
- a CDS encoding tetratricopeptide repeat protein, which translates to MIFRCAGGCLARSAAVAALVLVCGCAVKGGAEAGRDDASRARLQRVLAAANEPPTLAEAAALVAAGQAEQATAVYAQILARHPASVEALNGKGVALAQQGKLAEAATVLRQAVAERPQDVPARANLALVLTLAGETTQAQAMLEGLDRSAQGPAPVRASLALLAQ; encoded by the coding sequence ATGATTTTTCGGTGTGCCGGCGGGTGCCTGGCAAGGTCGGCCGCGGTCGCGGCCCTGGTGCTCGTGTGCGGATGTGCGGTGAAGGGGGGGGCGGAAGCCGGCCGGGACGATGCGTCCCGGGCGCGGCTGCAACGCGTGCTGGCCGCGGCGAACGAGCCGCCGACCCTGGCCGAGGCGGCGGCGCTGGTCGCGGCCGGGCAGGCCGAACAGGCCACCGCGGTCTATGCGCAGATCCTGGCCCGCCATCCCGCCAGCGTGGAGGCGTTGAACGGCAAGGGCGTGGCGCTGGCCCAGCAAGGCAAGCTCGCCGAGGCCGCCACGGTGTTGCGCCAGGCGGTGGCGGAGCGGCCGCAGGATGTGCCGGCCCGCGCCAATCTCGCGCTGGTGCTGACGCTGGCGGGCGAGACGACGCAGGCCCAGGCGATGCTGGAGGGACTCGACCGCTCCGCCCAGGGGCCGGCGCCGGTCAGGGCGTCCCTGGCCCTGCTGGCGCAATAG
- a CDS encoding transglycosylase SLT domain-containing protein: MSPRALARKAMRPGLPGLALLAAMQGTAAAGPGDACREQAALAERVHGIPSGLLLAIGKRESGRFDPEAGGVLPWPWAVNREGEDRYFTSPEEAIAYVAASQGAGSRSIDVGCFQINLKYHPQAFGSLAEAFDPAANAVYAARFLTQLHGQTGSWETAVAQYHSADPWRGVPYQQAVFATWQGTATAMPAALRPVVATGLRPAMVVRGIRVWTPGSAPAGNGLPRVITP, translated from the coding sequence ATGAGCCCACGCGCCCTGGCCCGCAAGGCGATGCGACCGGGCCTGCCCGGCCTCGCGCTGCTCGCGGCGATGCAGGGGACGGCGGCGGCCGGCCCCGGCGATGCCTGCCGCGAACAGGCCGCGCTGGCCGAGCGCGTCCACGGCATCCCGTCCGGATTGCTGCTGGCGATCGGCAAGCGCGAAAGCGGCCGCTTCGACCCCGAGGCCGGCGGCGTGCTGCCCTGGCCCTGGGCGGTGAACCGCGAGGGCGAGGATCGCTATTTCACCTCGCCGGAAGAGGCCATCGCCTATGTCGCCGCGTCCCAGGGGGCGGGCAGCCGGTCGATCGATGTCGGCTGTTTCCAGATCAACCTGAAATACCATCCGCAGGCCTTCGGCTCACTGGCCGAAGCGTTCGATCCGGCGGCGAATGCCGTCTACGCGGCGCGGTTCCTGACCCAGTTGCACGGCCAGACGGGAAGCTGGGAGACCGCGGTGGCGCAGTACCACTCGGCCGATCCCTGGCGCGGCGTGCCCTACCAGCAGGCGGTGTTCGCCACCTGGCAGGGCACCGCGACGGCGATGCCGGCGGCGCTGCGCCCCGTGGTGGCGACGGGTCTGCGGCCGGCCATGGTGGTGCGGGGCATCCGCGTCTGGACCCCTGGCAGCGCCCCGGCCGGCAACGGGCTGCCAAGGGTCATCACCCCGTAG